A region of Deinococcus rubellus DNA encodes the following proteins:
- a CDS encoding Maf family nucleotide pyrophosphatase yields the protein MPVPSASGLDVVLASGSPRRRELLEGLGVAFRVEVADLDERSDQFHPLEVARDLALQKGRAVAKRCPGAVVIASDTVVALGDFQLAKPADQAENAAFISQLSGQTHHVYTGVAVISPRGEDSEVSDTRVVFRALTPGEVEWYAQSGEGLDKAGGYGIQGLGSALIERIEGEYSGVVGFPLSIVIRLLRQHGVVVCGE from the coding sequence TTGCCTGTTCCCAGCGCATCGGGGCTGGACGTGGTGCTGGCTTCGGGAAGTCCGCGCCGCCGCGAATTGCTGGAGGGGCTGGGCGTGGCGTTCCGGGTGGAGGTCGCCGACCTCGACGAACGCAGTGACCAGTTTCATCCGCTGGAGGTGGCGCGCGATCTGGCGCTGCAAAAGGGCCGGGCGGTGGCCAAGCGTTGTCCCGGCGCGGTGGTCATCGCCTCCGACACGGTGGTGGCCCTGGGTGATTTTCAACTTGCCAAACCCGCAGACCAGGCTGAGAACGCTGCCTTCATCTCGCAGCTCAGCGGCCAGACGCACCACGTGTACACCGGGGTGGCAGTCATCTCGCCGCGTGGGGAGGACAGTGAGGTGTCCGATACCCGCGTGGTCTTCCGTGCGCTGACGCCCGGCGAGGTGGAGTGGTACGCCCAGAGCGGCGAGGGTCTCGACAAGGCGGGCGGCTACGGCATTCAGGGCCTGGGATCGGCGCTGATCGAGCGCATCGAGGGCGAGTACAGCGGCGTGGTCGGCTTTCCGCTGAGCATCGTCATCCGGCTGCTGCGGCAGCACGGCGTTGTCGTCTGCGGCGAATAG
- the deoC gene encoding deoxyribose-phosphate aldolase — protein MNLASYIDHTLLKATATPQDIRQLCAEAREYQFKAVCVNPQHIGLCVQELAGSGVLIATVCGFPLGAITSTQKAEEARLSVAAGADEIDMVIAIGSALAGDWAYVQADIAAVREAAAGKVLKVIIETCYLNDGQKERASEAAVQAGADFVKTSTGFGTGGATLDDVRLMARVIAGRAQIKAAGGVRSRQDAEAMIAAGAARLGTSGGVGLVSGEVNQAGY, from the coding sequence ATGAACCTGGCTTCCTACATTGACCATACCCTGCTCAAGGCCACCGCCACCCCGCAGGACATCCGGCAACTCTGCGCCGAGGCCCGCGAGTACCAGTTCAAGGCCGTCTGCGTCAACCCGCAGCATATCGGGTTGTGCGTCCAGGAACTCGCGGGCAGCGGCGTGCTGATCGCCACCGTCTGCGGCTTTCCGCTGGGGGCCATTACCAGCACCCAGAAGGCCGAGGAAGCCCGTCTGAGCGTGGCTGCCGGGGCCGACGAAATCGATATGGTCATCGCCATCGGCTCAGCCCTCGCGGGCGACTGGGCCTATGTGCAGGCCGATATCGCCGCCGTGCGGGAAGCCGCAGCCGGGAAAGTGCTGAAGGTGATCATTGAAACCTGTTATCTCAACGACGGGCAAAAGGAGCGAGCCAGCGAGGCCGCCGTGCAGGCCGGGGCCGACTTTGTCAAGACCAGCACCGGCTTCGGCACGGGCGGCGCAACGCTTGACGACGTGCGGCTGATGGCCCGCGTCATCGCTGGCCGGGCGCAGATCAAGGCGGCGGGCGGGGTTCGCAGCCGCCAGGATGCCGAGGCTATGATCGCGGCGGGTGCGGCGCGGCTGGGCACCTCCGGGGGCGTGGGGTTGGTATCGGGTGAAGTCAACCAGGCGGGGTACTGA
- a CDS encoding universal stress protein — protein MTNSDASLPASAAARTEAPFARVVIGIDFSSSSAGALELARTRFPGAERLLIHVVDARVAAMPDISGAGLVPMTSSPDLLNTLTQVDRSRLDQLTEVGESQQLVSGDPAAALVEAAQAWNADLVVVGSHNQGAVEHFFVGSVAEQVVKRAQVPVLVVKRGRQR, from the coding sequence ATGACCAATTCTGACGCCAGCCTCCCCGCTTCGGCGGCGGCCCGTACCGAAGCGCCGTTCGCCCGCGTCGTTATCGGCATTGACTTCTCTTCAAGTTCGGCGGGTGCGCTGGAGCTGGCACGGACCCGCTTTCCGGGGGCCGAGCGGCTGCTCATTCACGTGGTGGACGCCCGCGTCGCCGCCATGCCCGACATCTCCGGCGCGGGGCTGGTGCCGATGACCTCCTCGCCCGACCTGCTCAACACCCTCACGCAGGTCGACCGTTCGCGCCTCGATCAGCTCACTGAGGTGGGGGAGTCGCAGCAACTCGTGTCGGGTGACCCGGCGGCGGCGCTGGTCGAGGCGGCCCAGGCGTGGAACGCCGATCTGGTGGTGGTGGGCAGCCACAACCAGGGAGCCGTCGAGCATTTCTTCGTCGGGTCGGTGGCCGAGCAGGTGGTCAAGCGGGCGCAGGTGCCGGTGCTGGTGGTCAAACGGGGCCGTCAGCGCTGA
- a CDS encoding HD domain-containing protein, whose product MAFRLLQNLRHLPAKVGRLSRSLRASQARPDDAWALGLLTPAEARLYLGMDARDREHACRVTRGLLAAHPQASPALRAAALLHDCGKSLRPYRVHERVLVGLVPGRLSRALPFGALYVRGAHPALGAELVRRIGGRARVAELVERHHTPGGDAEAALLHRFDDLE is encoded by the coding sequence GTGGCCTTTCGACTGCTCCAGAACCTCCGTCACCTGCCCGCCAAGGTCGGGCGGCTGTCGCGCAGCCTCCGGGCCAGTCAGGCACGGCCTGACGACGCCTGGGCGCTGGGTCTGCTGACGCCCGCCGAAGCGCGGCTCTACCTGGGCATGGACGCCCGTGACCGTGAACATGCCTGCCGGGTCACGCGGGGCCTGCTGGCCGCCCATCCGCAGGCCAGTCCGGCGCTGAGGGCCGCCGCTCTGCTGCACGACTGCGGCAAGTCGCTGCGGCCTTACCGGGTTCACGAGCGGGTGCTGGTGGGCCTGGTGCCGGGAAGGCTTTCGCGTGCCCTGCCGTTCGGGGCGCTGTACGTGCGCGGCGCTCACCCGGCCCTGGGCGCTGAGCTGGTACGGCGCATTGGTGGTCGGGCACGGGTGGCCGAGCTGGTCGAACGTCACCACACGCCGGGCGGCGACGCCGAGGCCGCGCTGCTGCACCGCTTCGACGACCTGGAATAG
- a CDS encoding nucleotidyltransferase domain-containing protein, which produces MNTPATAEAELRRSLDNYLEGGRTDGVLGDLIALEWPDLQLDLLPDPPTPPQLGALEHLGYRPTPDAQQWIHPGGWCLRLTDVGQLDSLNLQALTTYLSDDPVALERYLGVYRALGRAEADAQLWPEALAATLQRQGFGEVRALVDLFSALPFSWMVASGWALELHLGQRTRLHHDLDVVVPPAAQPYLHALLSPEWRLDACVNGTYRAWDGQAFDGVQVHARRQGWPMLDLMFGGVEDRARRVSPLGWPFLTPEAVLLFKAGRPGSVPRGKDLKDFQCVLPGLDHEARTWLTDSLRQIHGAHPWLGPLG; this is translated from the coding sequence GTGAATACCCCGGCCACTGCCGAAGCTGAGCTGCGCCGCTCACTGGACAATTATTTGGAGGGCGGCAGAACAGACGGCGTCCTGGGTGACCTCATCGCTCTGGAGTGGCCGGACCTCCAGCTCGACCTGCTGCCGGACCCGCCGACGCCGCCGCAACTCGGCGCGCTGGAACATCTGGGCTACCGGCCCACGCCGGACGCCCAGCAGTGGATTCATCCGGGCGGCTGGTGCTTGCGGCTGACTGACGTGGGCCAGCTGGATTCGCTGAACCTTCAGGCCCTGACAACTTACCTGTCGGATGATCCTGTAGCCCTTGAGCGCTATCTCGGCGTGTACCGGGCACTGGGCCGCGCCGAGGCCGACGCCCAGCTGTGGCCCGAAGCGCTGGCCGCCACCTTGCAGCGCCAGGGCTTCGGGGAGGTGAGGGCACTCGTAGATCTGTTCTCGGCGCTCCCCTTTTCCTGGATGGTGGCCAGCGGCTGGGCGCTGGAACTCCACCTCGGTCAGCGGACGCGCCTGCACCACGACCTCGACGTGGTGGTGCCGCCAGCCGCCCAGCCGTACCTCCACGCGCTCCTGTCGCCCGAGTGGCGTTTGGACGCCTGCGTGAACGGCACCTACCGGGCCTGGGACGGGCAAGCCTTCGACGGCGTTCAGGTCCATGCCCGCCGCCAGGGCTGGCCGATGCTGGACCTGATGTTCGGCGGCGTGGAGGACCGGGCCAGGCGCGTCTCGCCGCTGGGGTGGCCCTTCCTCACGCCGGAAGCGGTGCTGCTGTTCAAGGCGGGCCGCCCCGGCAGCGTGCCCAGAGGTAAAGACCTCAAGGACTTCCAGTGTGTGCTACCGGGCCTGGACCATGAAGCGCGGACCTGGCTCACAGACTCGCTCCGGCAAATTCACGGTGCTCATCCCTGGCTCGGTCCGCTGGGTTGA
- a CDS encoding DoxX family protein, translating into MSTPTRRFGNDPSSLLLAALFVSAGTIHFLRPRIFDSIVPPYVPMSPRAATLISGAAELAGGLGLLHPATRPAARWGLIALLLAVFPANLQMALQAEKFEPIPTWALWVRLPLQPLLAYWVWRSGRR; encoded by the coding sequence ATGTCCACCCCAACCAGGCGTTTCGGCAACGACCCTTCGAGCTTGCTGCTGGCGGCTCTCTTCGTTTCCGCCGGGACCATCCATTTTCTGCGGCCCCGCATCTTCGATTCCATCGTGCCGCCGTATGTGCCGATGTCGCCGCGTGCTGCCACCCTCATCAGCGGCGCGGCAGAGCTGGCAGGCGGACTGGGCCTGCTGCACCCTGCCACCCGCCCGGCGGCCCGCTGGGGCCTGATAGCGCTGCTGCTGGCGGTCTTTCCCGCCAATCTTCAGATGGCCCTTCAGGCCGAGAAGTTCGAGCCGATTCCCACCTGGGCGCTGTGGGTGCGGCTGCCGCTTCAGCCGCTGCTGGCGTACTGGGTGTGGCGGTCCGGGCGGCGGTGA
- a CDS encoding bifunctional 5,10-methylenetetrahydrofolate dehydrogenase/5,10-methenyltetrahydrofolate cyclohydrolase, translating into MQLLGKPLAARVTAEVRQRLSALGFAPHLVSVVASGDPATLIYVESKRRQAEKLGVRLSVRDLGAEVSQDELHAALHQLSEDESVQGIVLELPLAPHLDPDAALRQIVHPRDIEGLTPANLALVSAGREAEALLPPTPRSVRFLLREVLQLSGARIAIVGPGRTVGRPLAWMLNNRGATVTLCNEFTRDLGAVLAPQDAVVVAVGRAGLLRPEHVQPHHVVIDAGINVTASGVVGDAAPQVGEVVRAFTPVPGGVGPLTSALMFQNLVRAVRLQRGEKVE; encoded by the coding sequence ATGCAGCTTCTCGGCAAGCCGCTGGCGGCCAGGGTCACGGCGGAGGTCCGGCAGCGGCTCTCGGCGCTCGGCTTTGCGCCGCATCTGGTCAGCGTGGTGGCCTCGGGCGACCCGGCCACCCTGATCTACGTGGAGAGCAAGCGCCGTCAGGCCGAAAAACTCGGCGTGCGCCTGAGCGTGCGCGACCTCGGTGCTGAAGTGTCTCAGGATGAATTGCATGCCGCCCTGCACCAGCTCTCGGAAGACGAAAGCGTTCAGGGTATCGTCCTGGAACTCCCGCTGGCTCCGCACCTCGACCCGGATGCGGCGCTGCGGCAGATTGTTCACCCTAGGGATATTGAGGGGCTGACCCCGGCCAACCTGGCGCTCGTTTCGGCGGGCCGCGAGGCCGAGGCGCTGCTGCCGCCCACGCCGCGCAGCGTGCGCTTTTTGCTGCGTGAGGTGCTGCAACTCTCGGGGGCGCGAATTGCCATCGTCGGGCCGGGCCGCACGGTGGGCCGCCCACTGGCCTGGATGCTCAACAACCGTGGCGCGACGGTAACGCTGTGTAACGAGTTCACCCGCGATCTGGGCGCGGTGCTGGCCCCACAGGACGCGGTGGTGGTGGCGGTGGGCCGTGCCGGGCTGCTGAGGCCCGAGCATGTGCAGCCGCACCACGTCGTCATTGACGCGGGCATCAACGTCACGGCGTCCGGCGTGGTGGGCGACGCGGCTCCCCAGGTCGGCGAAGTCGTGCGCGCCTTCACGCCCGTGCCCGGCGGCGTCGGCCCGCTCACCAGCGCATTGATGTTTCAGAATCTGGTGCGGGCGGTGCGGCTGCAAAGAGGGGAGAAAGTGGAGTGA
- the purH gene encoding bifunctional phosphoribosylaminoimidazolecarboxamide formyltransferase/IMP cyclohydrolase yields MTQNQKAPTRKQALISVSDKRGVVDFARQLSDQGWQILSTGGTLSALQAAGVPATKVADVTGFPEILDGRVKTLHPKIHGGILARRESGHLAELAEHDIQPIDLVCVNLYPFRETVASGADLATAVENIDIGGPAMLRAAAKNFAAVLVLVDPADYPLALQAEVSQAERQRLAAKAYLHTSSYDAAITAYLSEPSDTFPAEVTLPLTQIASLRYGENPHQPATVYRLGTQTGPALDAEVLAGKAMSFNNYADTDAAWALACEFETPVCVAVKHANPCGVALAGTPREAWERARDADTLSVFGGVVALNRPIDLETAKSTRGTFLEVLIAPDIDADALTWLREKKPDLRVLRAGKTLAPRVEYRPLVGGFLAQLRDDRTWDELCPEVVTSRQPSETEWQDLQFAWTVAKHARSNNVVLARGGVTVGVGAGAVSRIWAAERAVQNAGDKARGSVMASEAFFPFDDVVRLVGSVGVCAIIQPGGAKRDPEVIAAANELGLSMVLTGSRHFKH; encoded by the coding sequence ATGACACAGAACCAGAAGGCACCCACCAGAAAGCAGGCCCTCATTTCCGTCAGCGACAAGCGCGGCGTGGTGGATTTTGCCCGCCAGCTCAGCGATCAGGGCTGGCAGATCCTCTCGACGGGCGGCACCCTGAGCGCTCTGCAAGCGGCGGGCGTGCCTGCCACCAAAGTGGCCGATGTGACCGGCTTTCCCGAAATCTTGGATGGCCGCGTTAAGACCCTGCACCCCAAAATTCACGGCGGCATTCTGGCGCGGCGCGAGTCGGGGCACCTTGCCGAACTCGCCGAGCACGACATCCAGCCGATTGATCTGGTGTGCGTCAATCTGTACCCATTCCGTGAGACGGTGGCCTCGGGCGCGGACCTGGCCACCGCCGTCGAGAACATCGACATCGGCGGCCCGGCCATGCTGCGGGCCGCCGCCAAGAACTTCGCCGCCGTGCTGGTGCTGGTCGATCCTGCCGATTATCCGCTGGCCCTGCAAGCGGAAGTCTCGCAGGCCGAGCGCCAGCGTTTGGCGGCCAAAGCCTACTTGCATACCAGCAGCTACGACGCGGCGATCACGGCGTATCTGTCTGAACCGTCTGACACTTTTCCCGCCGAAGTCACGCTGCCGCTGACCCAAATCGCCTCGCTCCGCTACGGTGAGAATCCACACCAGCCTGCCACGGTCTACCGCCTGGGTACGCAGACCGGCCCGGCGCTGGACGCCGAGGTGCTGGCCGGAAAGGCCATGAGCTTCAATAATTATGCCGATACCGACGCGGCCTGGGCCCTGGCATGCGAGTTTGAGACACCCGTCTGCGTGGCCGTCAAGCATGCCAACCCCTGCGGCGTGGCGCTGGCCGGTACCCCGCGTGAAGCCTGGGAGCGCGCCCGCGACGCCGATACCCTGAGCGTGTTCGGCGGCGTGGTGGCCCTTAACCGCCCTATTGATTTGGAGACGGCCAAGAGTACGCGTGGCACCTTTCTGGAAGTGCTGATCGCTCCCGACATCGACGCCGACGCGCTGACCTGGCTGCGCGAGAAGAAGCCGGATCTGCGGGTGCTGCGGGCCGGAAAAACCCTGGCCCCGCGTGTGGAATACCGCCCGCTCGTCGGCGGCTTCCTGGCCCAGCTCCGCGACGACCGCACCTGGGACGAGCTGTGCCCCGAGGTTGTGACCAGCAGGCAACCCAGCGAAACCGAGTGGCAGGATCTTCAGTTTGCCTGGACGGTGGCCAAGCACGCCCGCAGCAACAATGTGGTGCTGGCGCGCGGCGGCGTCACGGTGGGCGTCGGGGCCGGGGCGGTCAGCCGTATCTGGGCCGCCGAGCGGGCGGTGCAGAACGCGGGCGACAAGGCGCGCGGCTCAGTGATGGCCTCGGAAGCCTTCTTCCCCTTCGACGACGTGGTGCGCCTGGTAGGCAGCGTGGGGGTGTGCGCCATCATCCAGCCGGGTGGGGCCAAGCGCGACCCCGAAGTGATTGCGGCGGCCAACGAACTCGGCCTCAGCATGGTCCTGACCGGCTCGCGGCATTTCAAGCACTGA
- a CDS encoding Hsp20/alpha crystallin family protein, which translates to MDKPVLARLNRVMQLREEVETLASGGPYAPDADWLSSGTHLTLVVDVPGCLPDSLTLEDDGEAVTLSGERRALPDDQDALHRERRTGRFVRRLPFPVPVMTQSGEASLVAGVLSVRFEKVHKTIESHPKSGQLEEPES; encoded by the coding sequence ATGGACAAGCCCGTACTCGCCCGCCTCAACCGAGTCATGCAACTGCGCGAGGAGGTCGAAACCCTGGCGTCTGGCGGCCCCTACGCGCCCGACGCCGACTGGCTCAGCTCCGGCACCCATCTGACCCTGGTGGTTGATGTGCCGGGCTGCTTGCCCGACAGTCTGACCCTGGAAGACGACGGCGAGGCGGTGACCCTCAGCGGTGAGCGCCGTGCCCTGCCAGACGATCAGGACGCCCTGCACCGCGAACGCCGCACCGGGCGCTTCGTGCGCCGCCTGCCGTTTCCGGTGCCAGTGATGACCCAGAGCGGGGAGGCCAGCCTGGTGGCTGGGGTGCTGAGTGTGCGCTTTGAAAAAGTGCACAAGACCATTGAGTCCCACCCAAAGAGCGGGCAGCTGGAAGAACCGGAAAGCTGA
- a CDS encoding 16S rRNA (uracil(1498)-N(3))-methyltransferase — protein MARHQHRVRVEALAAQMALSAAEVKHLQVMRVRPGDTVQVFDGRGAAGEAELTHLDPFAATLRLLSRTETSSEYPQPVTLAIALLKGDKLSDVVRAGTELGVAHFQLLQTRYADVPDIGDNKLTRLRRIAEEAAKQSQRSVVPEIASPVPLAQFRSEGQLFYAHPGSPARLLDHLTWLSPLTLISGPEGGFSPEDLGWLGHAGAVPVTLGPRILRAETAPLALLGALAASGV, from the coding sequence ATGGCCCGGCACCAGCACCGCGTCAGGGTGGAGGCGCTGGCCGCGCAGATGGCCCTGAGCGCTGCCGAAGTCAAACACCTTCAGGTCATGCGGGTGCGCCCCGGCGATACGGTGCAGGTCTTCGATGGCCGGGGCGCAGCGGGCGAGGCCGAGCTGACACATCTGGACCCCTTCGCGGCCACCCTCCGCCTGCTGAGCAGAACGGAAACCTCTTCCGAGTATCCCCAGCCGGTGACGCTGGCGATTGCGCTGCTCAAGGGCGACAAGCTCAGCGACGTGGTGCGGGCCGGAACCGAGCTGGGCGTGGCCCACTTCCAATTGCTCCAGACCCGTTACGCCGACGTGCCCGACATCGGTGACAACAAGCTCACGCGCCTGCGCCGGATCGCCGAGGAAGCCGCCAAGCAGTCGCAGCGCTCGGTGGTGCCGGAGATCGCGTCGCCCGTGCCGCTCGCGCAATTCCGCTCCGAGGGGCAGCTGTTCTATGCCCACCCCGGCAGCCCGGCCCGTTTGCTGGACCACCTGACCTGGCTTTCACCGCTGACCCTCATCAGCGGCCCCGAGGGCGGATTCTCGCCGGAAGATCTGGGATGGCTGGGCCATGCGGGGGCCGTGCCTGTTACGCTCGGCCCCCGCATTTTGCGCGCCGAGACCGCGCCGCTGGCCCTGCTCGGGGCGCTGGCGGCCAGCGGGGTGTGA
- a CDS encoding 50S ribosomal protein L11 methyltransferase — translation MLVYVLPGTLETRETDLDVLWEAGATGLEERAGRLRAYFDSPADLALDGEWTDEPDQDWQADWKKGLTPVTAGRFTIAPSWLAAEVPPTQIPLLIDPGMAFGTGHHATTRLAVEALGQLDLVGRRVLDVGSGSGVLALAAALGGAAQVLGLDIDPVTLPAAIENAQLNGLKAVPGMPARFETSGGSLSFAVGSLDPDDLGHGSADEPEYDVLVANLFAELHDLLAGAYRAVLHPDSQLILTGILQDRLPLVRGALAREGFTQVSETLDGEWALVTARSS, via the coding sequence ATGCTGGTGTATGTCTTGCCCGGAACTTTGGAAACCCGTGAAACCGATCTCGACGTTCTCTGGGAGGCGGGCGCGACGGGCCTGGAGGAGCGCGCTGGGCGGCTGCGCGCCTACTTCGACTCGCCCGCCGACCTCGCGCTGGACGGCGAATGGACCGACGAGCCCGACCAGGACTGGCAGGCCGACTGGAAAAAGGGCCTGACGCCCGTGACAGCGGGCCGCTTCACCATTGCCCCCTCGTGGCTGGCCGCCGAGGTGCCGCCCACGCAGATTCCGCTGCTGATCGACCCCGGCATGGCCTTCGGCACCGGGCACCACGCGACCACCCGACTGGCGGTCGAAGCCCTTGGGCAGCTCGATCTGGTGGGCCGCCGGGTGCTGGATGTCGGCAGCGGCAGCGGCGTGCTGGCCCTGGCGGCGGCCCTGGGCGGGGCGGCGCAGGTGCTGGGCCTCGACATCGACCCGGTGACGTTGCCCGCCGCCATCGAGAATGCCCAGCTCAACGGCCTGAAGGCGGTTCCCGGCATGCCCGCCCGTTTTGAGACGTCTGGCGGCAGCCTGAGCTTTGCGGTGGGCAGTCTCGACCCCGACGATCTTGGTCATGGCAGTGCTGACGAACCCGAATACGACGTGCTGGTCGCCAACCTGTTTGCCGAGTTGCATGATCTGCTGGCCGGGGCGTACCGGGCCGTGCTGCATCCGGATTCGCAGCTGATTCTGACCGGCATCTTGCAAGACCGCCTGCCGCTGGTGCGAGGGGCCCTGGCCCGCGAGGGCTTCACCCAGGTCAGCGAAACGCTCGATGGCGAGTGGGCACTGGTCACGGCCCGCTCAAGCTGA
- the proC gene encoding pyrroline-5-carboxylate reductase: MKLAIVGVGKLGLAILEGITRLGLLHPDEIGIMDTNTARLDMIAERLGTPVLPVGDLGGAERVLISLQPRVFPEASEWLAQPNTGYISTMAGVSVGTLARRLRTERVVRVMPNLGATIGQSQTAIVGPEEAQRCGDTPYAHEIFGAVGQVYDLPEHLFNAFTGLTGSGPGYMAVLAEALADGGVRMGLPRALAHELAARVMSTSGGLLLERAHPGMLKDEVSSPGGTTIAGLEVLEGSGVRGALISTVVAATLRSAELGRDQE, translated from the coding sequence ATGAAACTGGCCATCGTGGGCGTGGGAAAACTGGGGCTGGCAATTCTGGAAGGCATCACGCGGCTCGGCCTGCTGCACCCAGACGAAATCGGCATCATGGACACCAACACGGCGCGGCTGGACATGATCGCCGAGCGCCTCGGCACTCCGGTGCTGCCGGTGGGTGACCTCGGCGGGGCCGAGCGGGTACTGATCAGCTTGCAGCCCCGCGTGTTTCCGGAAGCCAGTGAGTGGCTGGCCCAGCCGAATACCGGCTACATCAGCACCATGGCGGGCGTCAGTGTGGGCACCCTGGCGCGGCGGCTGCGCACCGAGCGGGTGGTGCGGGTGATGCCCAACCTGGGGGCCACCATCGGGCAGTCGCAGACCGCCATCGTCGGCCCCGAGGAAGCCCAGCGCTGCGGCGACACGCCCTACGCCCACGAGATTTTCGGTGCGGTGGGCCAGGTCTACGATCTGCCCGAGCACCTGTTCAACGCCTTCACCGGCCTCACCGGCTCCGGCCCAGGCTATATGGCGGTGCTGGCTGAGGCGCTGGCCGACGGCGGTGTCCGGATGGGACTGCCGCGCGCGCTGGCGCACGAACTGGCCGCACGGGTCATGAGCACCAGCGGCGGGCTGCTGCTGGAGCGGGCGCATCCGGGCATGCTCAAGGACGAGGTGTCCAGCCCCGGCGGCACCACCATCGCGGGCCTGGAAGTGCTGGAGGGCAGCGGCGTGCGCGGCGCGCTGATCAGCACGGTGGTGGCCGCCACGCTGCGAAGCGCCGAACTCGGGCGCGATCAGGAGTAG
- a CDS encoding glycosyltransferase family 2 protein, which yields MPSVAVVIPAFNEADTVAQVIRAALELTPDVVVASDGSTDQTVEAARTAGARVIELPHNAGKGPALKAALQATQAEYVIMLDADLVGLTRAHLDILLGPVLAGQLGMSIGIFDGGGLITDLGNKLTPHLSGQRACLRAWLLTVPHLGEERWPEPAITAALKEQRVKWDYVELPNLKQVMKEKKRGFWKGARHRTRMYIDLFGFKRRKKKAEKGG from the coding sequence GTGCCGAGTGTTGCCGTGGTCATCCCCGCCTTCAATGAGGCTGACACCGTCGCTCAGGTGATTCGGGCAGCGCTGGAACTGACTCCCGACGTGGTGGTGGCCTCCGACGGCAGCACCGATCAGACAGTGGAGGCTGCCCGTACGGCGGGAGCGCGGGTCATCGAGCTGCCGCACAACGCGGGCAAGGGACCGGCCCTCAAAGCTGCCCTGCAAGCCACCCAGGCCGAGTATGTGATCATGCTCGACGCCGACCTGGTGGGCCTTACCCGCGCCCACCTCGACATTCTGCTGGGGCCGGTGCTGGCCGGGCAGCTGGGCATGAGCATCGGCATCTTCGACGGCGGCGGCCTGATCACCGATCTGGGCAACAAACTCACCCCGCACCTCAGCGGCCAGCGGGCCTGCCTGCGGGCCTGGCTGCTGACCGTGCCGCATCTGGGCGAGGAACGCTGGCCCGAACCGGCCATCACGGCGGCACTCAAGGAACAGCGCGTCAAGTGGGACTATGTCGAGTTGCCCAACCTCAAGCAGGTCATGAAGGAGAAAAAGCGCGGTTTCTGGAAGGGCGCGCGCCACCGCACCCGGATGTACATCGATCTGTTCGGCTTCAAGCGGCGCAAGAAGAAGGCTGAGAAGGGCGGCTGA